The following is a genomic window from Candidatus Poribacteria bacterium.
CGATTGGATACGAATCCCCACCGAAAGCACGGTATCCGAGATGAACAGTCCGTCGCAATTTTGTGCTATAGTTGCTGCCCCAATGCAAACCCATGTGGCTATAGACAACCCCATCTCCTGCTGAAAGTTCAATCGGGATCCCACCCGGCATTGGTTCTTGGGCGCGGGTCAATAGGTGTTGATGTTCCTCTGGCGTATTTGGACGGCAATAACTTCTCGGTACAAGCCAAAACACGCTATCGTCGTAAAGCGGGATATTCCATTGGACATACCCTGGTCCGTTTTTAACATAATCCATCTGCATGCCTTTTAGCGGTGCCTGTCCCGTTGGATCAATATCGCGGTGCCAACTTGCAGGACCGTGGTCTTGTACTGGATTACACATCAGTGCCATCAGTGTGATTGCCGCGTCGGGTGCTCTCATGAGTTGTTGGCTTACGCCGAGGGTGTTCTCATGCAGACAAAACTCGACGGTATTAGCAGTTGCTGCGTCAACGACCTCATCGAAAAACACTCTCGGTTGTGCACTCGTTGTCCAAACACCTCCGGATTTTTCGTCCGGTTTTCGTTCCCGTTCCCAGACTACTTTTTGCTTCTCAACGAGAGTTTCAAAATTCGTTCTCAACGCTTCCAACTGCTCAGGTGGAACAACCTGTCGTAGCACAATGTAACCGTCATCAATGAGTTGTTGTGGATCTACCTTCATTGGAAAGTTCCTGTGTTACCTTGGATTTCGGATTTCCGTTAAGAAATAAACCAGTTGTGTTGTTTGAATTTGATAATCATTAACGATAAGATTGCGCGGCTTTAATCCGCCCCCAAGTGAGACTTAACTTTGCGGTAGGTTCGACTGATAAGCCCTGTGACTCAAAGTTCTGCTTGATTTCTTCGAGCGTCAGTGCTTTCTTATAGATGCGCACTTCGTCCACCGCGCCTATCAAGTACCCATCGGTATTACCATCTTGAGCGATATTCCAGTTCGTCTCACCGCCGCCTAAATTGCCGGACATTGCCTCCTCCTCTTTGACGAGAACGCTATCGACATACACCTGAGCCCTATCCTCTTCGCGTGTCGCCACTACATGGTGCCATTTGCCATCGGCATAATCCTCATCGGTTACCCACGCTTTTCTGACATTGTTGGCTTGCTCGGTATAGTATCGGAGTTGTCCGGTATTCTGATTAAAGCCCAACCGAAAGAAATGATCGAAGAAATTCGTTTTGTTTGTCAGGATATATTGCCAACCGATACGACTGTTAGCGGTTTTCAAAAACCACGCTTCATACGACGCTGGTTTCTCCCCGATATTGAAAATGATCGGCAGCTCCACACAATCCGGTTTTCCACCAAAATTAAGTGCGTCTCCGAGATGACCTTCGATAGACTCCGGCTCACCGACGATTGTTCCGTCCTTGCCGCCAATGAGATCTTTAACGGTATCGCCGACGATGTCGTTTTTGTCAAACGTGTAATAACTCACTAAGCCGTCCGTAACAACTTGAGCTTCCACTCCAATAATTAAGGTGAAAGTACAGAGAAGGGCAAAACCTGTTTGAAGTGCCCACCAATTTAAACGTTTCGATTTCATGACAGCCTCCATTTTTCCAATTTAGCGATACGATGTGAAAAATTAACGGATATCCTCTGAATCGCTTTTATCACACTTCAATTGTTGCCATAATGGCAAATTTGAGGAAGATTGTCAATGAAAAAATCAAACTGATTTTTGATTGACTTGTGTGTCTAAAACTGGTATTCTCATAACAACTCATTAATATCATCAGATACAAGGGATGAAAGTGTCCCAAGAGCAAGTACTTCAGATTAATAGTGTTCGGATTTGGACAGCGGTTCAAGGCAATGGAATACCGATGGTGCTTTGTCACGGCGGCCCCGGTGGTTACGATTATCTCTCCCCGATTGCCGACACGGTTCCTGACTTATGTCAGGTTGTTCGATACGACCAACGTGGAAGTGGGCGTTCGCAACTAATAGGCCCCTACGATGTGTCCACATTTGTCGATGATTTAGAAGGATTGAGAAAGCATTTCAACTTTGAACGTTGGATTGTTGGAGGGCATTCGTGGGGCGCGGGACTTGCTTTGGCTTATGCAGTTAGGTTTCCAGCTCAAACGGTAGCCATTCTTCACATCGCAGGCACAGGTATTGATCCCGGATGGCACGACGAATATCGCGAAAATCGGTTGAATGCGCTGAGTGAATCGGAGCGTGAAGAATATCAACATCTGCGTGCACAAAGAGAACAGGCTGAAGGTCCTGATGAGGAGCAGATATTAGACAGGCTTCGCGCTTTAAGTAATAAAACGGATGTATTTGACCCAAATCGAGTTAACGATCTTCCAAGTTTCGATGAGTATCCTGTGAGCAATGAAGCGAACGAAAAAGTTGGCGCGGACTGGAAAAGTTACACGACAGATTCAGAATTTCAGCAATCCGTTTGCAATCTGTCTATACCTGTTCTTTTCCTTCATGGTGCCTGCGATCCTCGTCCGAGTCACTTTATAGAGACGCTCGCCGCTAAACTATCTCGTGGTACGTTTGCATCGATTCCCGAATCAGGACACTATCCTTGGATAGAAAAACCCGATGAAGTGAAGACAGCACTTCGGCAGTTTGTAGTAGATTTTGCAATTATGGAATAGGAGACAGTATGCTAATCCGCGGTGAAGATAGTGCCATCAATCTTCCGTCTACACTGACAGAAGAGGAAAAATGGCACTACGATCTGTTTGGCTATCTTGTGCTTCGGCAGGTGATTTCACCAACAGAAGTAGAACGGATGATTGAGATAGCAAATGGTTGGTTTGCACACCCTGAAACCGTGCCTAAACCAGTGAACGTCACTCAAGATGAATATAGCGGCGTACTGAACAATGTTCAGTATGGCGATCGGATTTTCGAGCGATTATCGCTCAATGAAAAGGTGATGCGGATTGTGATGGGTCTGATGTGGAACCGTCCGAGACTTTTCAATTGCGCGCTCGTCTTTCAGAAGCAACGTCCTATCCCTGAAGGCGAAAAGGAGAGACTCCACCGCGACACGAGCGGTTTTGACTTTCCGGACGGGTTCCGTAACCCGCATAACGATTACCAAGCTGGAAACGGACAGATCTATAGTAATTATGTCAATACCGCCATAACACTCGTCGATGTGCCGAAGGACAACGGCTTTATGTGCATCCCCGGCACACATAAATCACAAATTAAACTGCCGACGACGATTGATATCGACAACGAATTGGCACCCGCAATCACCTTTGAGCTAAAGGCAGGAGATTGTCTCGTTTTCTCGTCTCGACTGATGCACGGCGCAAAATTTTGGAAGGTTGATTATCCGCGCCGAGTCGTCTTCAATCGGTATCAATTTAGCTTCTACTTCAACGAAAACTATAACCTACCTATAGAAGCACACCGCCACTGCATTTCTGACGATCAATACGAGTTGGAATCAATCCAACGCAGCGAAAAGGGATTTGCCAAACGGATCCTTGAAAAGATGGAAAGGGGAGAGGAACTATGCTAACACAGAAAGAAAAGTGGTACCTTGACCTGCTCGGTTATTTTGTGGTGCGTAACGCCGTGCCCAAAGCCGATGTTGAACTGATGAAGGCACAGATGTTTGCGTGGTACGAGTGGGATGAGGCGGATTTCAAGCACCCTATGCGAATCAATGCTCCAGAAGGAAAACCGTGGTGGGTCTATAACATGCATTATGGACATGAAGCGTTCCAACGGCTCATCTTGAACCCAGAAACCCTGCGCGTCGCAACAGCATTGACGTGGAACCACCCGCGAGTTTTCGATGTCGTCGCGAATATCTGTTATCCAGAAGCAGATGGTTTGGAACTACACGGCGGACATAAAGGCTGGTTCCGAAGCCCACACCATCAATACCAAGTCGCCAACGATGAGATCTTCGCAAGTTTCTTCAATCTCTCCGTTTCATTAGTGGATGTACCTCCCGGCAACGGATTTGCCTGCATTCCGGGAAGTCACAAATCTAATTTCCAGTATCCTGAATACATCACGATGGATGACCCACCACCGACGGTTCACAATATCCCAGTGAACGCTGGTGACTTCATCGTGTTTCTGCCGAACACGCGGCACGCTGGACGGCGGTGGAATCACGAAACTTATCCGCGGATGACGGTGTTCTTACGCTGGGTCTATGCGAAGCAGTTTCATCACGTCGATTCGTCTCGATGGCTTCCGTTTGACGCACATAAGGACGAAATTCCAGAGGCACTTCACGACCTTGAGAGCCGTGACCACGGACAGCGGAAGGCACTAAATGAACTCATAAACCCGTTCAAAGTCGATGTTCCCGAATGAAAATTCTACCGAACAGGATTTTAAAAGAGCATTAAAATCATTTAATTAAGAGTCGGGATTCGGAGATCCCTCCTACCAAGCGAAACTTGAAAAAAACTTGACATGAAGCCCAAAAATTGATAGGATACATAAAGAAATTATTCTTTATTGTCATAGTACTGGAGAGATAGATGGCAGCTCCGACTAATCGAGAAGTGATTGCCCAGTGGCGCGATGAACCCGCCCCATTGCTGTCATTGCTACACGCCTTCCATGACCGAGACGGGTTTATTTCAGAGGCAGTCCTTCGCGACATCGCAGTTGGACTTCGGATCCCACTCGCCGAGCTTTTCGGCACCGTAACCTTTTACCACCATTTTGCGCGCGAAACCCCAGGGCAGGACGCGCCGCGCGTCTGTACCGGACCGGTTTGCCGATT
Proteins encoded in this region:
- a CDS encoding phytanoyl-CoA dioxygenase family protein; its protein translation is MLTQKEKWYLDLLGYFVVRNAVPKADVELMKAQMFAWYEWDEADFKHPMRINAPEGKPWWVYNMHYGHEAFQRLILNPETLRVATALTWNHPRVFDVVANICYPEADGLELHGGHKGWFRSPHHQYQVANDEIFASFFNLSVSLVDVPPGNGFACIPGSHKSNFQYPEYITMDDPPPTVHNIPVNAGDFIVFLPNTRHAGRRWNHETYPRMTVFLRWVYAKQFHHVDSSRWLPFDAHKDEIPEALHDLESRDHGQRKALNELINPFKVDVPE
- a CDS encoding phytanoyl-CoA dioxygenase family protein, with protein sequence MLIRGEDSAINLPSTLTEEEKWHYDLFGYLVLRQVISPTEVERMIEIANGWFAHPETVPKPVNVTQDEYSGVLNNVQYGDRIFERLSLNEKVMRIVMGLMWNRPRLFNCALVFQKQRPIPEGEKERLHRDTSGFDFPDGFRNPHNDYQAGNGQIYSNYVNTAITLVDVPKDNGFMCIPGTHKSQIKLPTTIDIDNELAPAITFELKAGDCLVFSSRLMHGAKFWKVDYPRRVVFNRYQFSFYFNENYNLPIEAHRHCISDDQYELESIQRSEKGFAKRILEKMERGEELC
- a CDS encoding LamG domain-containing protein, translating into MKSKRLNWWALQTGFALLCTFTLIIGVEAQVVTDGLVSYYTFDKNDIVGDTVKDLIGGKDGTIVGEPESIEGHLGDALNFGGKPDCVELPIIFNIGEKPASYEAWFLKTANSRIGWQYILTNKTNFFDHFFRLGFNQNTGQLRYYTEQANNVRKAWVTDEDYADGKWHHVVATREEDRAQVYVDSVLVKEEEAMSGNLGGGETNWNIAQDGNTDGYLIGAVDEVRIYKKALTLEEIKQNFESQGLSVEPTAKLSLTWGRIKAAQSYR
- a CDS encoding phytanoyl-CoA dioxygenase family protein codes for the protein MKVDPQQLIDDGYIVLRQVVPPEQLEALRTNFETLVEKQKVVWERERKPDEKSGGVWTTSAQPRVFFDEVVDAATANTVEFCLHENTLGVSQQLMRAPDAAITLMALMCNPVQDHGPASWHRDIDPTGQAPLKGMQMDYVKNGPGYVQWNIPLYDDSVFWLVPRSYCRPNTPEEHQHLLTRAQEPMPGGIPIELSAGDGVVYSHMGLHWGSNYSTKLRRTVHLGYRAFGGDSYPIVDHFYWNLEFTQHLPAEARTRFEYFFQLHQQQSDVIEATFHAIRNKDAEGFQDGLAKLHPGEEERMVAVVFLSKLADKVRKLKAPEVSKLPIEERIGEISAHRLNFHLYEDFARRFSAEAAESIWQRFSKLYEKIETEIARSVSDRTSRVMRYQLTDMPANFEIEDFIQSW
- a CDS encoding alpha/beta hydrolase gives rise to the protein MKVSQEQVLQINSVRIWTAVQGNGIPMVLCHGGPGGYDYLSPIADTVPDLCQVVRYDQRGSGRSQLIGPYDVSTFVDDLEGLRKHFNFERWIVGGHSWGAGLALAYAVRFPAQTVAILHIAGTGIDPGWHDEYRENRLNALSESEREEYQHLRAQREQAEGPDEEQILDRLRALSNKTDVFDPNRVNDLPSFDEYPVSNEANEKVGADWKSYTTDSEFQQSVCNLSIPVLFLHGACDPRPSHFIETLAAKLSRGTFASIPESGHYPWIEKPDEVKTALRQFVVDFAIME